Proteins encoded by one window of Thalassoglobus sp. JC818:
- a CDS encoding PEP-CTERM sorting domain-containing protein (PEP-CTERM proteins occur, often in large numbers, in the proteomes of bacteria that also encode an exosortase, a predicted intramembrane cysteine proteinase. The presence of a PEP-CTERM domain at a protein's C-terminus predicts cleavage within the sorting domain, followed by covalent anchoring to some some component of the (usually Gram-negative) cell surface. Many PEP-CTERM proteins exhibit an unusual sequence composition that includes large numbers of potential glycosylation sites. Expression of one such protein has been shown restore the ability of a bacterium to form floc, a type of biofilm.), translated as MKTGLRYRVRLLVAAVVSSVAIGSAGVAQAEIIGANSSAYGANVDLGIGLSLTPLDAIVSAGVGPIPVASGNAPASYNDAQSLASVNASGGISVFGLGLVDLIDFNTGVLDVNAQSNVDGTLGSKTTTASATVNNVSLLNSSLLGIVLQSVVSLDATQIQSTATVAGDSGALVASGTTTITGTHGVSGNQALLTVLGVEFLLESSPIANTPVLTIDASIPGLIGMQGSIDVILNEQIVTGDMSTEAGISVNALALRFNDVGVSIGALGAGLLNGEVIISHSEASMQASAQPVPEPGSMALLACGLCSCAGYNIRKRAKRS; from the coding sequence ATGAAAACTGGTTTGCGGTATCGAGTTCGTCTATTAGTTGCAGCTGTAGTTTCGTCCGTCGCAATCGGTTCAGCGGGTGTTGCCCAGGCTGAGATCATTGGCGCAAACAGCTCAGCTTACGGTGCGAATGTTGACCTCGGGATTGGCCTCTCACTGACGCCATTGGATGCGATCGTCTCTGCTGGTGTTGGACCGATTCCTGTTGCGTCTGGAAACGCTCCTGCAAGTTACAATGATGCTCAGAGTCTCGCCTCTGTGAATGCGAGTGGGGGGATCAGTGTCTTCGGTTTGGGACTCGTAGATCTGATCGACTTCAACACAGGTGTTCTGGATGTGAACGCTCAGTCGAACGTTGACGGAACTCTTGGAAGCAAGACGACGACAGCGAGTGCAACTGTCAATAACGTTTCACTTCTCAACTCCAGCCTACTCGGAATTGTCCTGCAGTCGGTTGTGTCACTCGATGCGACACAGATTCAATCGACAGCAACTGTCGCTGGCGACAGCGGTGCCCTCGTTGCTTCTGGAACGACCACCATCACAGGAACTCATGGTGTTTCAGGAAATCAGGCACTCCTCACAGTTCTTGGCGTGGAATTCCTTCTGGAATCTTCACCCATTGCAAACACACCAGTGCTGACAATCGACGCTTCGATTCCTGGTCTGATCGGAATGCAGGGATCGATCGATGTCATCCTGAACGAACAAATCGTGACTGGTGATATGTCTACAGAAGCTGGGATCAGCGTGAACGCTCTGGCCTTGCGGTTCAACGACGTTGGTGTGAGCATCGGTGCACTCGGAGCCGGTCTTCTCAACGGAGAAGTCATCATCTCGCATTCTGAAGCTTCGATGCAGGCCAGTGCTCAACCTGTTCCAGAACCAGGTTCCATGGCTCTCCTCGCTTGCGGATTGTGCAGCTGTGCAGGCTACAACATCCGAAAACGAGCA